The DNA region CTCGTCGCCGCCAGAGTGCTCCTGACCGGGCCACGGCCGTCTCGTCTCCGAGTTCGAGCCTCCGGCGTCCGTGTTCGTCGACCGCGACTCCGTGCCCGAGGCAGACGACCGAGTGGTCGAGTTCCGATCGGCGTTCGACTGTGTTCTGTCGGCGGCGGCGCTCGTCGCTCCGCCCGACTCGTCGGGCGTCGGCGGCGTCGACGAGTTCGACGAGCCCGACGACGAGGGACGGAACTGGAACTTGTTGCCGCCGCAGCTCGGGCAGCCCGAGAGCATCTCCTTGGAGCCGTCTGCGAACGTCTCGCCGCAGTTCGTACACTCGTGCGGCATACGAACTACTTCCGTGAGATGAGCGCGCTGATGAGCGTCTCGTCCTTGTGGAGCGTCTCTATCTGGTTCGCCGGGCCGATGACGGTGAGCTTCTTCGTCGAGTCGCGCCCCATCAGTTTGCCGAGGAACCCGCTGTCGCTGCTCTTGTGCGGGTACGTCTCGATCTCGATGCCGCTGAAGTTGTCGGGGCTTATCTCGGTCATCGTCACCTCGATGAGCT from Haloprofundus halobius includes:
- a CDS encoding DUF2073 domain-containing protein — its product is MPEVRRGDHDGIQIDLISGARMENMRSMEKIRLILDSVRDGKIVILEDGLSPDEESKLIEVTMTEISPDNFSGIEIETYPHKSSDSGFLGKLMGRDSTKKLTVIGPANQIETLHKDETLISALISRK